The following proteins are co-located in the Dyadobacter chenwenxiniae genome:
- a CDS encoding START-like domain-containing protein, giving the protein MEKYKFITEFELRSSPKVLFPYISTPSGLEQWFAEKVTVLPDHRFDFQWDGDSHIARQTGLRINKAVRFDFENTSDDNLDNNHVELKLEVSELTQTTFLRVTDYSANRDERELASLWDGFIDNLKDIVGS; this is encoded by the coding sequence ATGGAAAAATATAAATTTATTACTGAATTTGAATTGCGCTCCTCGCCAAAAGTACTCTTTCCATATATATCGACGCCCTCCGGACTGGAACAATGGTTTGCTGAAAAAGTCACTGTGCTGCCCGATCACCGGTTTGACTTCCAGTGGGACGGCGATAGCCACATTGCCAGACAAACAGGTTTGCGAATTAATAAAGCCGTAAGATTTGATTTTGAAAATACCAGCGATGACAACCTTGATAACAATCATGTGGAACTAAAACTTGAAGTGAGCGAGTTAACCCAAACAACATTCCTGCGCGTGACGGATTACTCCGCAAACCGCGATGAGCGCGAGCTGGCTTCGCTTTGGGATGGTTTTATTGATAATTTGAAAGATATCGTAGGCAGTTGA